The proteins below are encoded in one region of Ciconia boyciana chromosome 19, ASM3463844v1, whole genome shotgun sequence:
- the MMP23B gene encoding matrix metalloproteinase-23 isoform X2: protein MGSGATGTRDNRRQADAHMCQEDATSPGLHGVAASALHSPAFPPRPPARRKRYTITPGHLKWDHFNLTYKILSFPRNLINARDTRKGLAAAFRMWSEVSPFSFREVPRHVASDLKIGFYSINHTDCLESLIHHCFDGTTGELAHAFFPPNGEIHFDDHEYWILGNTRFSWKKGVWLTDLVHVAAHEIGHALGLMHSLNPNALMHINATLTGKKTISQDEVWGIHRLYGCQDRLFMCPSWAQKGFCEKRRKLMKKHCPSTCDFCYEFPFPTVPPTLPPPRTKTKTVSEGRNVTFRCGQKIIHKKGKVYWYKDKELLEYSYPGYLSLNEDHMSIIANAINEGTYTCIVKKKERILTTYSWRIRLKH, encoded by the exons gAAGATGCCACATCACCTGGTCTTCATGGAGTGGCTGCCTCTGCTTTGCACAGTCCAGCTTTCCCACCTCGGCCTCCAGCACGGAGAAAACGATACACGATCACACCAGGGCACTTGAAATGGGACCACTTCAACTTGACATACAA AATCCTGTCCTTCCCAAGAAACCTCATAAATGCCAGGGACACACGCAAGGGACTAGCAGCTGCGTTCCGAATGTGGAGTGAAGTTTCACCATTCAGCTTCAGAGAAGTGCCACGCCACGTAGCTAGTGACTTGAAAATAG GCTTCTACTCTATCAATCACACAGACTGTCTGGAGTCTCTCATTCACCACTGCTTTGATGGAACAACAGGGGAACTTGCCCATGCCTTCTTCCCACCCAACGGGGAAATCCATTTTGATGACCATGAAtactggatattgggaaatacacggttcagctggaaaaaag GTGTTTGGCTTACAGATCTGGTACATGTAGCCGCTCACGAAATAGGACATGCCTTAGGACTCATGCACTCCCTGAACCCCAATGCCCTCATGCACATCAACGCCACTCTGACTGGGAAGAAGACCATCTCTCAAGATGAAGTCTGGGGAATTCACAGACTTTACG GATGTCAAGACAGATTATTTATGTGCCCATCGTGGGCACAAAAAGGTTTCTGTGAGAAACGCAGGAAGTTGATGAAAAAGCACTGTCCGTCTACCTGTGACTTCTGCTACG aatttccatttccaaCAGTGCCCCCTACTCTGCCCCCGCCAAGGACAAAAACCAAGACTGTTTCTGAAGGCAGGAATGTCACCTTCCGCTGTGGACAGAAGATAATTcataaaaaaggcaaagttta CTGGTATAAAGATAAGGAGCTCCTGGAGTACTCATATCCAGGTTACTTATCCTTAAATGAAGATCACATGAGCATCATTGCAAATGCAATTAATGAAGGAACTTACACTTgtatagtaaagaaaaaagaaagaatcttGACTACTTATTCCTGGAGAATCAGACTGAAGCACTAA
- the MMP23B gene encoding matrix metalloproteinase-23 isoform X4, giving the protein MDQVEQLSANRRKSFLSVDKKKSNGCRTIVGFLCILPVVALLAIVGDPAGAAVQKSQEDATSPGLHGVAASALHSPAFPPRPPARRKRYTITPGHLKWDHFNLTYKILSFPRNLINARDTRKGLAAAFRMWSEVSPFSFREVPRHVASDLKIGFYSINHTDCLESLIHHCFDGTTGELAHAFFPPNGEIHFDDHEYWILGNTRFSWKKGVWLTDLVHVAAHEIGHALGLMHSLNPNALMHINATLTGKKTISQDEVWGIHRLYGCQDRLFMCPSWAQKGFCEKRRKLMKKHCPSTCDFCYEFPFPTVPPTLPPPRTKTKTVSEGRNVTFRCGQKIIHKKGKVY; this is encoded by the exons ATGGATCAAGTAGAACAACTTTCTGCAAACAGAAGGAAGAGCTTCCTCTCAGTTGACAAGAAAAAGAGCAATGGCTGTAGAACCATTGTGGGATTTCTATGCATATTGCCTGTGGTGGCTTTGCTGGCTATTGTGGGAGatccagctggagctgcagttCAGAAAAGTCAG gAAGATGCCACATCACCTGGTCTTCATGGAGTGGCTGCCTCTGCTTTGCACAGTCCAGCTTTCCCACCTCGGCCTCCAGCACGGAGAAAACGATACACGATCACACCAGGGCACTTGAAATGGGACCACTTCAACTTGACATACAA AATCCTGTCCTTCCCAAGAAACCTCATAAATGCCAGGGACACACGCAAGGGACTAGCAGCTGCGTTCCGAATGTGGAGTGAAGTTTCACCATTCAGCTTCAGAGAAGTGCCACGCCACGTAGCTAGTGACTTGAAAATAG GCTTCTACTCTATCAATCACACAGACTGTCTGGAGTCTCTCATTCACCACTGCTTTGATGGAACAACAGGGGAACTTGCCCATGCCTTCTTCCCACCCAACGGGGAAATCCATTTTGATGACCATGAAtactggatattgggaaatacacggttcagctggaaaaaag GTGTTTGGCTTACAGATCTGGTACATGTAGCCGCTCACGAAATAGGACATGCCTTAGGACTCATGCACTCCCTGAACCCCAATGCCCTCATGCACATCAACGCCACTCTGACTGGGAAGAAGACCATCTCTCAAGATGAAGTCTGGGGAATTCACAGACTTTACG GATGTCAAGACAGATTATTTATGTGCCCATCGTGGGCACAAAAAGGTTTCTGTGAGAAACGCAGGAAGTTGATGAAAAAGCACTGTCCGTCTACCTGTGACTTCTGCTACG aatttccatttccaaCAGTGCCCCCTACTCTGCCCCCGCCAAGGACAAAAACCAAGACTGTTTCTGAAGGCAGGAATGTCACCTTCCGCTGTGGACAGAAGATAATTcataaaaaaggcaaagttta TTAA
- the MMP23B gene encoding matrix metalloproteinase-23 isoform X5 — MDQVEQLSANRRKSFLSVDKKKSNGCRTIVGFLCILPVVALLAIVGDPAGAAVQKSQEDATSPGLHGVAASALHSPAFPPRPPARRKRYTITPGHLKWDHFNLTYKILSFPRNLINARDTRKGLAAAFRMWSEVSPFSFREVPRHVASDLKIGFYSINHTDCLESLIHHCFDGTTGELAHAFFPPNGEIHFDDHEYWILGNTRFSWKKGVWLTDLVHVAAHEIGHALGLMHSLNPNALMHINATLTGKKTISQDEVWGIHRLYGCQDRLFMCPSWAQKGFCEKRRKLMKKHCPSTCDFCYEFPFPTVPPTLPPPRTKTKTVSEGRNVTFRCGQKIIHKKGKV, encoded by the exons ATGGATCAAGTAGAACAACTTTCTGCAAACAGAAGGAAGAGCTTCCTCTCAGTTGACAAGAAAAAGAGCAATGGCTGTAGAACCATTGTGGGATTTCTATGCATATTGCCTGTGGTGGCTTTGCTGGCTATTGTGGGAGatccagctggagctgcagttCAGAAAAGTCAG gAAGATGCCACATCACCTGGTCTTCATGGAGTGGCTGCCTCTGCTTTGCACAGTCCAGCTTTCCCACCTCGGCCTCCAGCACGGAGAAAACGATACACGATCACACCAGGGCACTTGAAATGGGACCACTTCAACTTGACATACAA AATCCTGTCCTTCCCAAGAAACCTCATAAATGCCAGGGACACACGCAAGGGACTAGCAGCTGCGTTCCGAATGTGGAGTGAAGTTTCACCATTCAGCTTCAGAGAAGTGCCACGCCACGTAGCTAGTGACTTGAAAATAG GCTTCTACTCTATCAATCACACAGACTGTCTGGAGTCTCTCATTCACCACTGCTTTGATGGAACAACAGGGGAACTTGCCCATGCCTTCTTCCCACCCAACGGGGAAATCCATTTTGATGACCATGAAtactggatattgggaaatacacggttcagctggaaaaaag GTGTTTGGCTTACAGATCTGGTACATGTAGCCGCTCACGAAATAGGACATGCCTTAGGACTCATGCACTCCCTGAACCCCAATGCCCTCATGCACATCAACGCCACTCTGACTGGGAAGAAGACCATCTCTCAAGATGAAGTCTGGGGAATTCACAGACTTTACG GATGTCAAGACAGATTATTTATGTGCCCATCGTGGGCACAAAAAGGTTTCTGTGAGAAACGCAGGAAGTTGATGAAAAAGCACTGTCCGTCTACCTGTGACTTCTGCTACG aatttccatttccaaCAGTGCCCCCTACTCTGCCCCCGCCAAGGACAAAAACCAAGACTGTTTCTGAAGGCAGGAATGTCACCTTCCGCTGTGGACAGAAGATAATTcataaaaaaggcaaagttta A
- the MMP23B gene encoding matrix metalloproteinase-23 isoform X3, which translates to MDQVEQLSANRRKSFLSVDKKKSNGCRTIVGFLCILPVVALLAIVGDPAGAAVQKSQEDATSPGLHGVAASALHSPAFPPRPPARRKRYTITPGHLKWDHFNLTYKILSFPRNLINARDTRKGLAAAFRMWSEVSPFSFREVPRHVASDLKIGFYSINHTDCLESLIHHCFDGTTGELAHAFFPPNGEIHFDDHEYWILGNTRFSWKKGVWLTDLVHVAAHEIGHALGLMHSLNPNALMHINATLTGKKTISQDEVWGIHRLYGCQDRLFMCPSWAQKGFCEKRRKLMKKHCPSTCDFCYEFPFPTVPPTLPPPRTKTKTVSEGRNVTFRCGQKIIHKKGKVYVRFCS; encoded by the exons ATGGATCAAGTAGAACAACTTTCTGCAAACAGAAGGAAGAGCTTCCTCTCAGTTGACAAGAAAAAGAGCAATGGCTGTAGAACCATTGTGGGATTTCTATGCATATTGCCTGTGGTGGCTTTGCTGGCTATTGTGGGAGatccagctggagctgcagttCAGAAAAGTCAG gAAGATGCCACATCACCTGGTCTTCATGGAGTGGCTGCCTCTGCTTTGCACAGTCCAGCTTTCCCACCTCGGCCTCCAGCACGGAGAAAACGATACACGATCACACCAGGGCACTTGAAATGGGACCACTTCAACTTGACATACAA AATCCTGTCCTTCCCAAGAAACCTCATAAATGCCAGGGACACACGCAAGGGACTAGCAGCTGCGTTCCGAATGTGGAGTGAAGTTTCACCATTCAGCTTCAGAGAAGTGCCACGCCACGTAGCTAGTGACTTGAAAATAG GCTTCTACTCTATCAATCACACAGACTGTCTGGAGTCTCTCATTCACCACTGCTTTGATGGAACAACAGGGGAACTTGCCCATGCCTTCTTCCCACCCAACGGGGAAATCCATTTTGATGACCATGAAtactggatattgggaaatacacggttcagctggaaaaaag GTGTTTGGCTTACAGATCTGGTACATGTAGCCGCTCACGAAATAGGACATGCCTTAGGACTCATGCACTCCCTGAACCCCAATGCCCTCATGCACATCAACGCCACTCTGACTGGGAAGAAGACCATCTCTCAAGATGAAGTCTGGGGAATTCACAGACTTTACG GATGTCAAGACAGATTATTTATGTGCCCATCGTGGGCACAAAAAGGTTTCTGTGAGAAACGCAGGAAGTTGATGAAAAAGCACTGTCCGTCTACCTGTGACTTCTGCTACG aatttccatttccaaCAGTGCCCCCTACTCTGCCCCCGCCAAGGACAAAAACCAAGACTGTTTCTGAAGGCAGGAATGTCACCTTCCGCTGTGGACAGAAGATAATTcataaaaaaggcaaagttta tgtCAGATTTTGCAGTTAA
- the MMP23B gene encoding matrix metalloproteinase-23 isoform X1, with protein sequence MDQVEQLSANRRKSFLSVDKKKSNGCRTIVGFLCILPVVALLAIVGDPAGAAVQKSQEDATSPGLHGVAASALHSPAFPPRPPARRKRYTITPGHLKWDHFNLTYKILSFPRNLINARDTRKGLAAAFRMWSEVSPFSFREVPRHVASDLKIGFYSINHTDCLESLIHHCFDGTTGELAHAFFPPNGEIHFDDHEYWILGNTRFSWKKGVWLTDLVHVAAHEIGHALGLMHSLNPNALMHINATLTGKKTISQDEVWGIHRLYGCQDRLFMCPSWAQKGFCEKRRKLMKKHCPSTCDFCYEFPFPTVPPTLPPPRTKTKTVSEGRNVTFRCGQKIIHKKGKVYWYKDKELLEYSYPGYLSLNEDHMSIIANAINEGTYTCIVKKKERILTTYSWRIRLKH encoded by the exons ATGGATCAAGTAGAACAACTTTCTGCAAACAGAAGGAAGAGCTTCCTCTCAGTTGACAAGAAAAAGAGCAATGGCTGTAGAACCATTGTGGGATTTCTATGCATATTGCCTGTGGTGGCTTTGCTGGCTATTGTGGGAGatccagctggagctgcagttCAGAAAAGTCAG gAAGATGCCACATCACCTGGTCTTCATGGAGTGGCTGCCTCTGCTTTGCACAGTCCAGCTTTCCCACCTCGGCCTCCAGCACGGAGAAAACGATACACGATCACACCAGGGCACTTGAAATGGGACCACTTCAACTTGACATACAA AATCCTGTCCTTCCCAAGAAACCTCATAAATGCCAGGGACACACGCAAGGGACTAGCAGCTGCGTTCCGAATGTGGAGTGAAGTTTCACCATTCAGCTTCAGAGAAGTGCCACGCCACGTAGCTAGTGACTTGAAAATAG GCTTCTACTCTATCAATCACACAGACTGTCTGGAGTCTCTCATTCACCACTGCTTTGATGGAACAACAGGGGAACTTGCCCATGCCTTCTTCCCACCCAACGGGGAAATCCATTTTGATGACCATGAAtactggatattgggaaatacacggttcagctggaaaaaag GTGTTTGGCTTACAGATCTGGTACATGTAGCCGCTCACGAAATAGGACATGCCTTAGGACTCATGCACTCCCTGAACCCCAATGCCCTCATGCACATCAACGCCACTCTGACTGGGAAGAAGACCATCTCTCAAGATGAAGTCTGGGGAATTCACAGACTTTACG GATGTCAAGACAGATTATTTATGTGCCCATCGTGGGCACAAAAAGGTTTCTGTGAGAAACGCAGGAAGTTGATGAAAAAGCACTGTCCGTCTACCTGTGACTTCTGCTACG aatttccatttccaaCAGTGCCCCCTACTCTGCCCCCGCCAAGGACAAAAACCAAGACTGTTTCTGAAGGCAGGAATGTCACCTTCCGCTGTGGACAGAAGATAATTcataaaaaaggcaaagttta CTGGTATAAAGATAAGGAGCTCCTGGAGTACTCATATCCAGGTTACTTATCCTTAAATGAAGATCACATGAGCATCATTGCAAATGCAATTAATGAAGGAACTTACACTTgtatagtaaagaaaaaagaaagaatcttGACTACTTATTCCTGGAGAATCAGACTGAAGCACTAA